CAAATAAGGGTGAGCCTTCAGATTTTGGTGATATTGAAAATATTGAGCGCGCATTGAAACGGGCTAAAGCCGAAGAAGTAACGCGCCTCGAATATGGCACAACATTTTTAGCGACAACCGCCTCGGCCGCACCCTTTATTGGGCTATTCGGCACAGTCTGGGGAATTATGAATGCCTTTATGGGCTTAAGTAAGGTTAAAAGCTCATCGATTCAAGCTGTCGCACCAGGTATCTCCGAAGCGCTAATTGCGACAGCAATTGGTTTGGCTGCGGCTATTCCTGCGGCAATCGCTTTTAACTACGTGATGCAGCAAGTGCGCATTTTGGCGCGTAGCATGGATATGTTTTCTGCGGAATTTTTAAATATTGCTCGCCGTCATTTTTTGAAATAGGGCAGTTTAGTATATTGTTGATAGTAGTATTTACTCTTCGGCTTGAACTTATACTTACCCTTAGTCTTATCCTTCACCTAAACATCAGGGGGAAGTATAAGTTCAAGCCGAAGAACAAGAAAATGAAAATGGCATTGATTTATGGGATTTGATACGACTGACGACCAAGCCGGCGTAATTGCGCAAATTAACGTCACGCCATTGGTTGACGTGATGTTAGTACTTTTGATTATTTTCATGGTTGCTGCGCCGATTTTGCAACAGGGCGCTGAATTGCAATTGCCACAGGAGACAATTTCGCCATTAGAAGGCGATGAAGAGCAGTTAGTTGTTAACATCCAAGAAACTGGTCAGGTTTCGATTGGGAAAGATAACACTGTTGATATTGCTAGTCTGGGAAGTCGCCTGCAAGGAATTTTAGAGCGCCGTAGTGACAAGCGCGTGTTTATCCGCGCAGATAAGCGCGTCGACTATGGTCGAGTCATGGCTGTAATGGCACAAATTAAAAATGCTGGGATTGAAAAAGTTGGCTTGGTTACGGAACCAAAGTGAGAACTAGCAGTCTAATACTACTGATATTGTAAATATGTTCGTCAGATCTAAGCCCAAATTTGGTAGTTATCTTTTAGGTTTTATGATCTCATGCTTGGGCCATGCTTTGGGTATTGGGATCGCAGTCTTTATTCTAGAACGTTCTGAGGCAAAGAATTTAACTGCGGAAGTTTTTACTGTTACGCTTGAGGGCGGACAACGTTTGGGTGGGGTGGCTAAAGTCCCCGAGCTTGGCGCCGAGAAAGATAAAAACCTACCTGCAGCATTAAATACGGAATCTGAAACTAAGGCGACTGAACCGCCGCAAAAAGAAAAAAAGCTTGAGGCTCCTTCAATTGTTGAGGACCCGGCAAAACTCCTTGAGGAGCAGAAAAAGAAGGAAGCTGAGCAAAAAAAACTTGCTGAGGAAAAAAAGAAAAAAGAATTAGAAGAAAAAAAGAAGCTCGAAGAAGAAAAGAAAAAGCTTGAGAAAGAGAAGAAGGACGAAGCTGCTAAGAAATTACTTGAAGATGTAAAAAAACGAGAAAAGGAAGAGGCAGAGCAGGAGAAAAAACGCCGCGAAAAATTACTTGAAGACGCACTTGCCGGGAAGAAAGCAAATTACAAGGGTGAATCTGCTGATGTCGGTGGCGAAGGTCCAGGCGCAGCACGTTTGGGCGGCACAGGTGGCGGTGGCGGAAAGCTTGGGAGCCTTGAATTTGTGGCTTATCGTAATGCCTTAATGAATCATATTAAGAAAGGTTGGCATTGGATGCCCGGGGGCCCGCATCTACAAGCGCGAATTGAAGTGCGCATTGAACCCACGGGCGAGATTTCCTCTTTTCGTTTGCTGAATAGTTCTGGACGATCAGACTTTGATGATTCTGCAATGCGTGCCGTGCAAAAATCATCTCCAGTGCCGCCACCTCCTGCTGCCTTGATTGAGATCTTTAAAACTCAGGCTGTGCTCTTTGATTCCCAAGATCAGTAGGAAGTTTTTCTTGTTTTTATAATATTTCCTTGCTGATCCTGCTTGGCTCTTTGCTTTGATCCACTATTTGATACGCCGAAACTGTTTAGATCTGTCTTTTTCTTTAAAAATCATCCTTATACTTAGGGATCTTTACGATAATCCCCGATGATTTCAAGTGAATACAAGCTGAAGTTATTAATAATCTATGACGACATTAATAGTGAGTAAGAGTGTGCAATATAGCTATTTTTCAGCATGGTTCTACGGTGATTATAGAGTTTTTTCATAACATTGTTGCAATGCGAAGCCGGCTGAAGGCTGAGCGCGGTGTTTC
The window above is part of the bacterium genome. Proteins encoded here:
- the tolQ gene encoding protein TolQ; its protein translation is MDLIWQAGTVVKFVLLILALMSVVTWGIVFTKFFQLRKAKSQSEKFGDIFWGSRNLTQISDSTQSLASSPVAAVFAAGHRELAQILRAQANKGEPSDFGDIENIERALKRAKAEEVTRLEYGTTFLATTASAAPFIGLFGTVWGIMNAFMGLSKVKSSSIQAVAPGISEALIATAIGLAAAIPAAIAFNYVMQQVRILARSMDMFSAEFLNIARRHFLK
- the tolR gene encoding protein TolR yields the protein MGFDTTDDQAGVIAQINVTPLVDVMLVLLIIFMVAAPILQQGAELQLPQETISPLEGDEEQLVVNIQETGQVSIGKDNTVDIASLGSRLQGILERRSDKRVFIRADKRVDYGRVMAVMAQIKNAGIEKVGLVTEPK
- the tolA gene encoding cell envelope integrity protein TolA; its protein translation is MISCLGHALGIGIAVFILERSEAKNLTAEVFTVTLEGGQRLGGVAKVPELGAEKDKNLPAALNTESETKATEPPQKEKKLEAPSIVEDPAKLLEEQKKKEAEQKKLAEEKKKKELEEKKKLEEEKKKLEKEKKDEAAKKLLEDVKKREKEEAEQEKKRREKLLEDALAGKKANYKGESADVGGEGPGAARLGGTGGGGGKLGSLEFVAYRNALMNHIKKGWHWMPGGPHLQARIEVRIEPTGEISSFRLLNSSGRSDFDDSAMRAVQKSSPVPPPPAALIEIFKTQAVLFDSQDQ